From a single Falco naumanni isolate bFalNau1 chromosome 17, bFalNau1.pat, whole genome shotgun sequence genomic region:
- the TNNT2 gene encoding troponin T, cardiac muscle produces the protein MSDSEEVIEEYDQEQEEEYVEEGQEEQVEEEEEKTEETKAEEQEDETKGPGEGGEGDREQEPGEGESKPKPKVFMPNLVPPKIPDGERLDFDDIHRKRMEKDLNELQALIEAHFESRKKEEEELMSLKDRIEQRRAERAEQQRIRSEREKERQARMAEERARKEEEEARKKAEEEARKKKALSNMLHFGGYMQKSEKKGGKKQTEREKKKKILSERRKPLNIDHLNEDKLRDKARELWQTIRDLEAEKFDLQEKFKRQKYEINVLRNRVSDHQKVKGSKAARGKTMVGGRWK, from the exons ATGTCGGACTCTGAAGAGGTCATTGAAGAATATGACCA GGAGCAGGAAG AGGAGTACGTGGAGGAAG GTCAGGAAGAACAagtagaggaggaggaggagaagacaGAGGAAACGAAGGCAGAAG aacaagaagaTGAAACGAAAGGACCAGGAGAAG gTGGAGAGGGGGACCGAGAGCAGGAGCCTGGGGAAG GTGAATCGAAGCCAAAACCCAA GGTCTTCATGCCAAACCTGGTGCCTCCCAAAATCCCAGATGGTGAGAGACTGGATTTTGAT GACATCCACCGCAAGCGCATGGAGAAGGACCTGAATGAGCTGCAGGCCCTTATCGAAGCCCACTTTGAGAgcaggaagaaggaggaagaggagctcATGTCCCTCAAGGACAGGATT GAGCAGCGGCGAGCggagagggcagagcagcagcggATTCGCAGCGAGAGAGAGAAGGAGCGCCAAGCCCGCATGGCC GAAGAAAGAGCTCgcaaagaggaagaggaggcaagGAAGAAGGCCGAGGAGGAAGCGcggaagaaaaaagctttgtcCAACATGCTGCATTTTGGAGGCTACATGCAGAAG TCAGAGAAAAAGGGTGGGAAGAAGCAAACAGAGcgggaaaagaagaagaagatcCTCAGCGAACGGCGGAAGCCCCTGAACATCGACCACCTCAACGAAGACAAGCTGAG GGACAAGGCCAGGGAGCTGTGGCAAACCATCCGTGACCTGGAGGCTGAGAAATTTGACCTGCAGGAGAAGTTCAAGCGGCAGAAGTATGAG ATCAACGTCCTCCGAAACCGCGTTAGTGACCACCAGAAAGT CAAAGG GTCAAAGGCTGCCCGTGGGAAGACCATGGTGGGGGGCCGGTGGAAATAG